In a genomic window of Quercus lobata isolate SW786 chromosome 4, ValleyOak3.0 Primary Assembly, whole genome shotgun sequence:
- the LOC115986496 gene encoding DEAD-box ATP-dependent RNA helicase 31-like translates to MPVKLFPQLRLLKPTLPVTGFPLTMKPGAWVQPSHRVIPVFSRVFPLRLRYSGGRAFHLLRNENGELGVRRFSTRHLGKEARRASSSSKSLIEDEAELSDWVSDLRTDSFRGQLTSEDEASDVNRVRNRTRDRDSKGGRESNSMMNNNKRRRSKESFDESNRNSRVSRRFGSALEDNEGEGEGVSWRANGGFRSGNEMGRKGGREMDKGYERNRNVMGRREVDKGYVRDRNVNRGSDGLRKGVKDSIKQLRWMDDDDDVNMRSRNVNRGTEGLRKGVNNSMKQDLIKEPRWTNDEDGEKLLPTIGDLLSEEDSDSQDDDDDELLKKSASSMFGLDDEVSARVLPRPSSSKSDTQSYLSETRFDQCSVSPLSLKGIKDAGYEKMTVVQEATLPVILKGKDVLAKARTGTGKTVAFLLPSIEVVVKSPPIGHDQKWPPILVLVICPTRELASQAAAEANILLKYHPSIGVQVVIGGTRLALEQKRMQANPCQILVATPGRLRDHIENTAGFATRLMGVKVLVLDEADHLLDMGFRKDIEKIIAAVPKHRQTLLFSATVPEEVCQISHIALKRDHEFINTVQEGTEETHSQVRQMHLVAPLDKHFSLLYVLLKDHIADDVDYKVLVFCTTAMVTRLVADLLGELNLNVREIHSRKPQSYRTRISDEFRKSKGLILVTSDVSARGVDYPDVTLVIQVGLPSDREQYIHRLGRTGRKGKEGQGILLLAPWEEFFLSTIKDLPISKAPVHLVDPDTKKKVERALSQVEMKNKETAYQAWLGYYNSNKKVGRDKHRLVELANEFSRSMGLDNPPAIPKLVLGKMGLRNISGLRSK, encoded by the exons ATGCCCGTTAAGCTCTTCCCACAGCTCCGTCTCCTCAAGCCCACTCTTCCGGTCACCGGTTTCCCTCTGACTATGAAACCCGGAGCTTGGGTCCAACCCTCTCATCGGGTCATACCCGTTTTCTCTCGCGTATTCCCATTGAGGCTTAGATACTCTGGTGGTCGTGCTTTCCATCTACTTCGCAATGAAAATGGAGAATTGGGTGTTCGAAGATTCTCCACTCGGCATTTGGGAAAGGAGGCTCGAAGGGCATCATCGTCATCTAAGAGCTTGATTGAAGATGAGGCTGAACTCAGTGATTGGGTTAGTGATTTGAGGACCGACTCGTTCCGAGGCCAACTCACTAGCGAAGACGAAGCCTCCGATGTAAATAGAGTTAGGAATAGAACGAGAGACCGGGATAGTAAGGGTGGTAGGGAGTCAAATTCAATGATGAACAACAACAAGAGGAGGAGGTCGAAGGAGTCGTTTGATGAGTCGAATCGGAATTCGAGGGTGAGTAGGCGGTTTGGGAGTGCATTGGAAGACAATGAGGGTGAGGGGGAAGGTGTGTCGTGGAGAGCAAATGGCGGGTTTCGAAGTGGGAATGAGATGGGAAGGAAAGGTGGGAGAGAGATGGATAAAGGGTATGAGAGAAATAGGAATGTGATGGGGAGAAGAGAGGTGGATAAGGGGTATGTGAGAGATAGAAATGTAAATAGAGGTAGTGATGGTTTAAGGAAAGGCGTGAAGGATTCGATAAAGCAACTGCGATggatggatgatgatgatgatgtgaaTATGCGAAGTAGAAATGTAAATAGAGGTACCGAAGGGTTAAGAAAAGGCGTGAATAATTCGATGAAGCAGGATTTGATAAAGGAACCACGTTGGACGAATGATGAGGATGGAGAGAAGTTATTGCCTACTATAGGGGATTTGCTTAGTGAGGAAGATAGTGATAGtcaagatgatgatgatgatgaattGTTGAAGAAGAGTGCAAGCTCTATGTTTGGATTAGATGATGAAGTGAGTGCAAGGGTGTTACCAAGGCCTTCATCCTCAAAGTCTGACACTCAATCTTATTTAAGCGAAACTCG ATTTGATCAATGTTCAGTATCTCCATTGTCATTAAAAGGAATCAAAGATGCTGGGTATGAGAAAATGACCGTGGTACAAGAGGCAACTCTTCCAGTAATACTGAAAG GCAAGGACGTTCTGGCCAAGGCTAGAACAGGCACTGGAAAAACTGTAGCATTTTTG CTTCCATCAATCGAGGTTGTTGTAAAGTCACCTCCTATTGGTCATGACCAAAAGTGGCCCCCTATTCTTGTGCTTGTGATATGCCCAACTCGAGAGCTTGCAAGCCAAGCTGCTGCAGAGGCTAATATCCTGTTGAAGTATCATCCTTCTATTGGTGTTCAAGTTGTAATAGGAGGAACAAGACTTGCTCTGGAACAGAAACGCATGCAAGCAAACCCTTGCCAG ATTCTTGTTGCTACACCTGGAAGGCTCAGAGATCATATTGAGAATACCGCAGGTTTTGCAACTAGGCTGATGGGTGTGAAAGTCCTTGTACTTGATGAAGCTGATCATTTACTAGACATGGGATTTCGTAAAGACATTGAGAAGATCATTGCTGCTGTTCCTAAACATCGACAGACGCTTTTGTTTTCTGCCACAGTTCCTGAAGAG GTCTGTCAAATCAGTCACATTGCTTTGAAAAGAGATCATGAATTTATCAATACAGTTCAAGAAGGCACTGAGGAGACGCATTCACAG GTCAGACAGATGCATTTAGTGGCTCCTTTAGACAAGCATTTTTCCCTACTGTATGTTCTTCTAAAAGACCATATTGCAGATGATGTTGACTATAAG GTTCTTGTATTCTGCACAACTGCCATGGTTACACGGTTGGTTGCTGACCTTCTTGGGGAGCTGAACTTGAATGTCAGAGAGATCCATTCTAGAAAGCCACAGAGTTACAGAACCAGGATATCTGATGAATTCAGGAAGTCAAAGGGTCTTATCCTTGTGACATCTGATGTATCTGCACGTGGAGTAGATTATCCAGATGTTACCCTTGTCATACAG GTGGGTTTGCCTTCTGACAGAGAACAGTATATACATAGACTTGGTAGAACTGGGCGTAAAGGTAAAGAAGGGCAAGGCATATTGTTACTAGCACCTTGGGAGGAATTCTTTTTATCTACTATCAAGGATTTGCCAATATCGAAGGCTCCAGTACATTTGGTTGATccagacacaaagaaaaag GTTGAACGAGCACTATCCCAAGTGGAgatgaagaacaaagaaacagCATACCAGGCCTGGCTTGGTTATTACAATTCCAATAAGAAAGTGGGCAGAGACAAGCATAGGCTTGTGGAGCTTGCTAATGAATTCAGCCGAAGCATGGGGCTTGACAACCCTCCTGCAATTCCCAAGCTTGTCCTTGGCAAGATGGGCCTAAGAAATATCTCTGGTTTGCGCTCCAAATAA